The Methanohalophilus levihalophilus genome has a segment encoding these proteins:
- a CDS encoding CAP domain-containing protein, producing MITFFILPSSIIFIMQSNQRKAQNKKQRSFKRVSTHKIELAILKYTNIERRKRGELPLKLDRRLSDCARDHSMDMANRNYFSHVNRKKEQPWDRAKKYGYKWGIAENIGIMPDGPVSGIGNITPNADRIGKAHVKSWMKSPGHAANILRNYDRIGIGVSYRGKWTIATQDFADNPPSFLRQLLGMKPPVKRYAPGIFADQ from the coding sequence ATGATTACATTTTTTATATTACCATCTTCTATTATTTTTATAATGCAATCTAACCAGAGAAAAGCGCAAAATAAAAAACAAAGGTCTTTTAAGCGTGTTTCGACCCATAAAATAGAGCTTGCTATTCTGAAATACACAAACATAGAACGGAGGAAGAGGGGCGAACTTCCTCTAAAATTAGATCGTCGCCTTTCTGACTGTGCAAGAGATCATAGTATGGATATGGCTAACCGAAATTATTTTTCACATGTTAATCGGAAAAAAGAACAACCGTGGGATCGAGCAAAAAAGTATGGCTATAAGTGGGGAATTGCAGAAAATATAGGAATCATGCCAGATGGGCCAGTTTCAGGTATTGGAAATATTACGCCAAATGCCGATCGTATTGGGAAAGCACATGTTAAATCATGGATGAAAAGCCCGGGACACGCTGCAAACATATTGAGAAATTATGATCGAATCGGGATAGGTGTGTCCTATCGTGGAAAATGGACTATTGCCACACAAGATTTTGCAGATAACCCTCCATCTTTTTTAAGGCAATTGTTGGGAATGAAGCCACCTGTAAAGCGCTATGCTCCGGGAATTTTTGCCGATCAATAA
- a CDS encoding tyrosine-type recombinase/integrase, whose protein sequence is MLTLAKTGVRRGELLDMEVHDIDIENMQIRLKKKRKRSRDIVYFDEELKEVLIKYLEYWNDYAKNTSYLWLNKYYNNKMNKDRVNEIIGLHAEKLGYHDPNGPLENRVTAHCFRHFYTTELYKAGMDPEFIKYLRGDSLEKESWQIYNHINPQRVRDDYLNRIPALL, encoded by the coding sequence ATGTTAACTCTGGCAAAAACGGGAGTACGCCGAGGTGAACTTTTAGATATGGAAGTTCACGACATCGACATAGAGAATATGCAAATCCGCCTTAAGAAAAAGCGCAAACGAAGCCGGGATATTGTTTATTTTGATGAAGAACTTAAAGAGGTTCTTATTAAGTATTTAGAATACTGGAACGACTACGCTAAAAATACTTCATACCTATGGCTGAACAAATACTATAATAACAAAATGAATAAAGACAGGGTAAACGAGATAATAGGGCTCCATGCTGAAAAACTCGGATACCATGATCCAAATGGGCCATTAGAAAACAGAGTAACCGCTCATTGTTTCCGCCACTTTTACACAACAGAACTCTATAAGGCAGGAATGGATCCCGAATTTATAAAATATCTAAGGGGGGATTCTTTAGAGAAAGAGTCCTGGCAAATCTATAATCATATTAATCCTCAAAGGGTTAGAGATGATTATTTAAACCGTATTCCTGCACTACTTTGA
- a CDS encoding site-specific integrase: protein MLVENYSSDCEIRGFSRQTIQTYRSHILHYMGFINDLDQPSTDELRHIMTDLSDRDYAGKTYKSYWCAVNDFYKFLMYEGIANDNPIEGFRERYLPRILKTTESHTRQNLELYQMQRLIARSHTIEE from the coding sequence ATGTTAGTAGAAAACTATTCTTCTGATTGTGAAATAAGAGGTTTTTCAAGACAGACAATCCAGACATATAGATCGCACATCCTCCATTATATGGGATTTATTAATGATCTGGATCAACCGTCTACAGATGAGTTGCGGCACATTATGACGGATTTGTCAGATAGAGATTATGCAGGAAAGACTTACAAATCTTATTGGTGTGCTGTTAATGATTTTTATAAATTCTTAATGTACGAAGGCATAGCAAACGATAACCCTATTGAGGGATTTCGAGAACGATACTTACCCCGAATTTTAAAAACTACTGAAAGTCATACCCGGCAAAATTTAGAGCTATACCAAATGCAGAGATTGATAGCAAGAAGCCACACAATCGAGGAATAG
- a CDS encoding helix-turn-helix transcriptional regulator, translated as MGIEEDTLDLIKKNKEGIYQNVLWKELEIDSRKCSRIVTKLEKDGKITREKATANGSNTYLIKATSTDEKTFELLLSGDMFSPCTGCRLACQPESCEALTEWILNLDAEKQGEDAKS; from the coding sequence ATGGGAATCGAAGAAGATACACTGGACCTTATCAAGAAGAATAAGGAAGGCATTTACCAAAATGTCCTCTGGAAAGAACTTGAAATTGATAGCCGTAAGTGTTCCCGGATAGTTACAAAGCTGGAAAAGGACGGGAAGATTACCAGAGAAAAAGCAACTGCTAACGGCTCCAATACATACCTGATCAAAGCCACGTCTACTGATGAGAAAACTTTTGAGCTGTTACTATCAGGAGACATGTTTTCCCCATGCACAGGTTGCCGTCTTGCCTGCCAGCCGGAAAGCTGTGAGGCATTGACGGAATGGATACTGAACCTTGATGCAGAAAAGCAAGGGGAAGATGCGAAAAGTTAA
- a CDS encoding LSM domain-containing protein, which translates to MFPNKKVQKLIGSRILVEMKGDQAMLEGVLKSSDDYMNLHLDESVEIVDGERKRSLGSVVLRGNNIILIVPAEE; encoded by the coding sequence TTGTTTCCGAATAAGAAAGTCCAAAAGTTAATAGGATCAAGGATTCTGGTCGAGATGAAAGGCGATCAGGCTATGCTTGAAGGTGTTTTGAAAAGTTCTGACGACTACATGAACCTTCACCTTGATGAATCCGTAGAGATAGTTGATGGGGAGCGCAAACGTTCTCTGGGATCTGTAGTATTACGTGGCAATAACATAATACTGATAGTTCCTGCTGAAGAATAA
- a CDS encoding DUF3467 domain-containing protein, translating to MTEDVPENAEQPKRKVKIKLNRPESFKQCYAIGAMGGHSPYDFRICFYNDTPKGVSEDNEQVVERSMETEIILSPLAAMELSKWLNQHLNEYEAVFGPIKGKPQPKDEKSAEDDSAHLQGYI from the coding sequence ATGACTGAAGATGTACCTGAAAACGCAGAGCAGCCTAAAAGAAAAGTGAAGATCAAATTGAACCGCCCGGAATCTTTCAAGCAATGCTATGCGATTGGTGCAATGGGTGGTCACAGCCCTTATGATTTCAGGATTTGTTTTTACAATGATACTCCCAAAGGTGTTTCCGAGGATAATGAGCAGGTCGTTGAAAGGTCAATGGAGACCGAAATAATTCTGTCACCTCTTGCTGCCATGGAGCTTTCAAAATGGCTGAACCAGCACCTGAATGAGTATGAAGCGGTATTTGGCCCCATAAAAGGTAAACCCCAGCCAAAAGATGAAAAATCTGCTGAGGATGACAGTGCACATCTACAGGGCTATATCTGA
- a CDS encoding DUF5814 domain-containing protein, whose protein sequence is MVLWTFFRPEKNKLGLMLLKDKKKNPVVFGEVTLNDTPTGPRPLRFRVIRDGKDDLRRPEEVIELCRRSDRILISKGGNLKNQNKLVEMLAAFHLEADIVDVCRFCLLKKQFNFVNPKSISYHGERVCKECAEEELLRALRNTHCHYSEDAVQRMLEILAKTRDLDRTLGMLDPEELESDVTKYDVIQAKPEEKLVKTATLPVSKKLKGLLLKKSRTLLPVQSLAVEHGLFAGKNLLVTSATATGKTLIGEMAGVENCLKKKGKMLYLVPLVALANQKYDQFGKRYGKIGLQTSIRIGSTKIKTRKTQSMRKSLDSEIIVATYEGIDYLLRVGESDLLGQIGTVVIDEVHMLEDADRGHRLDGVISRLKYVAPTAQFIYLSATVGSPVKLAQKLDATLVEYEHRPVPIERHLIFSSQEKKLKIMARLIKEEYGKVSSKKHRGQTIVFTNSRRNCHRIAEGLPMQAGAYHAGLSLEKRRIIEKQFVSGKLPVVVTTAALAAGVDFPASQVIFESLAMGIDWITQQEFLQMLGRAGRPDFHDRGIVVLLASPEKSYSSEQAMTEDEVAVKLLKGQMEEMHVAYGEEEQTEEMLACAAVTSDLNDLRYMAKKFVADIDFNVAVPKLQKKKLIVKKGQNISLTRLGSIAARHFLSPAKAFLIKDAVTSDMEPLNIVSNLEFFDAAYFKFAPQISSALKINMPSRVFQGAALDIVFEAENLSALNETIQEQLYAFASDFLTCKCKENPFCGCAEKKFGERIIKWRVEGLEPEDIVRRLDSSYGISTYAGDVYGYLDNVIRSLDAIEMMARAFSKRKTASRAKQLKKSIEG, encoded by the coding sequence ATGGTTTTGTGGACCTTTTTCCGACCGGAAAAAAATAAATTGGGCCTAATGCTGCTCAAGGATAAAAAGAAAAATCCTGTTGTTTTCGGGGAGGTGACATTAAACGACACCCCTACAGGTCCACGTCCACTGCGATTCCGTGTTATTCGTGATGGCAAGGACGACCTTCGGCGTCCTGAGGAAGTAATTGAGCTCTGCAGGCGTTCTGACAGGATACTTATATCAAAGGGTGGAAATCTTAAAAACCAGAACAAGCTTGTGGAAATGCTTGCAGCTTTCCATCTTGAAGCTGATATCGTAGACGTATGTCGTTTTTGCCTGCTGAAAAAGCAGTTCAATTTTGTGAACCCAAAATCAATTAGTTACCATGGCGAAAGGGTTTGCAAGGAATGCGCAGAAGAAGAGCTATTGCGGGCACTCAGAAATACTCATTGCCATTATTCGGAGGATGCCGTCCAGAGAATGCTGGAAATACTGGCAAAAACCAGGGATCTTGACAGAACGCTTGGAATGCTGGACCCGGAAGAGTTGGAATCGGATGTAACAAAGTATGATGTAATCCAGGCAAAACCCGAAGAAAAGCTCGTAAAGACTGCAACTCTTCCAGTATCGAAAAAGCTAAAGGGTCTTCTTCTTAAGAAATCCAGGACTCTTTTACCGGTCCAGAGTCTTGCCGTGGAACACGGGTTGTTTGCCGGAAAAAATCTGCTTGTAACATCAGCCACAGCTACTGGAAAAACACTTATTGGCGAAATGGCGGGAGTGGAAAATTGTCTTAAGAAAAAAGGTAAGATGCTATACCTTGTACCTCTTGTAGCCCTGGCAAACCAGAAATATGACCAGTTTGGAAAGCGTTATGGGAAAATAGGACTTCAGACTTCAATCCGAATAGGAAGCACGAAAATAAAAACCCGTAAGACGCAGTCAATGCGCAAAAGCCTTGATTCGGAAATTATCGTTGCAACCTATGAAGGAATTGACTATCTTTTGCGAGTTGGAGAGTCGGATTTACTTGGGCAGATCGGGACTGTTGTTATTGACGAGGTCCATATGCTTGAAGATGCCGACAGGGGGCATCGGCTGGATGGGGTAATTTCCCGGCTCAAGTATGTTGCTCCAACTGCACAATTCATCTATCTTTCAGCAACCGTGGGAAGCCCTGTAAAACTTGCACAAAAGCTTGATGCTACTCTGGTCGAGTATGAGCATCGGCCGGTTCCAATTGAGCGCCATCTGATATTCAGTTCTCAGGAAAAAAAACTAAAGATTATGGCACGTCTCATCAAGGAAGAATACGGGAAGGTTTCGTCGAAGAAACATCGCGGGCAAACAATTGTCTTTACCAACTCCCGCCGGAACTGCCATCGGATTGCCGAAGGGTTGCCGATGCAGGCGGGAGCTTATCACGCAGGCCTTTCACTTGAGAAGCGACGCATAATTGAAAAGCAATTCGTATCCGGAAAACTACCTGTGGTTGTTACCACCGCTGCCCTTGCGGCAGGAGTTGATTTTCCTGCATCACAGGTAATTTTTGAATCCCTGGCCATGGGTATCGACTGGATTACCCAGCAGGAATTCCTGCAGATGCTTGGAAGGGCAGGAAGGCCTGATTTCCATGACAGGGGTATTGTTGTCCTGCTGGCCAGTCCCGAAAAGAGCTATTCATCCGAACAGGCCATGACCGAGGATGAAGTCGCGGTGAAGCTCCTTAAGGGTCAAATGGAGGAAATGCATGTCGCATACGGGGAAGAGGAGCAAACCGAGGAAATGCTGGCATGTGCGGCAGTTACTTCCGATTTGAATGATCTGAGGTATATGGCGAAAAAGTTCGTTGCAGATATTGACTTCAATGTGGCTGTTCCAAAACTACAGAAAAAGAAGCTTATTGTGAAAAAAGGACAAAACATATCCCTAACACGTCTTGGTTCAATAGCAGCAAGGCATTTCCTGTCTCCTGCGAAAGCATTTCTGATAAAAGATGCAGTGACCAGCGACATGGAACCCCTTAACATTGTTTCTAACCTTGAGTTTTTTGATGCTGCCTATTTCAAGTTCGCTCCTCAGATTTCATCGGCACTGAAAATAAACATGCCTTCAAGGGTTTTTCAGGGTGCTGCACTTGACATCGTTTTTGAGGCAGAGAACCTTTCAGCGCTTAATGAAACAATACAGGAACAACTGTACGCTTTCGCTTCGGATTTCCTTACATGCAAATGCAAAGAAAATCCGTTTTGCGGTTGTGCCGAGAAAAAATTCGGGGAGAGAATAATAAAATGGAGAGTTGAAGGACTTGAACCTGAAGACATTGTAAGGAGACTGGATTCAAGCTATGGAATCAGCACTTATGCGGGTGATGTTTACGGATATCTGGACAATGTAATCAGGAGTCTGGATGCTATTGAAATGATGGCAAGGGCGTTTTCAAAGAGGAAAACAGCATCCCGGGCCAAGCAGCTCAAAAAGAGTATTGAAGGCTAA
- a CDS encoding pirin family protein yields MGIRSIKKIIKSMPTIEGAGVHLKRAFVFNHVPQLDPFLLLDDFHSDNPDEYIMGFPWHPHRGIETITYVLSGKVEHGDSMGNKGVIGGGDVQWMTAGSGIIHQEMPKGDENNTLWGFQLWANLPASHKMMKPRYREIKGDQIPEIRMDSGARVKVICGDVNGVKGPVQDIITDPEYLDISLPPDTAFVHPTTHDHTVFAYVLQGKGDFGKGDEAYSFEVEGAKYFDLENVATIGPETLVMFDQGDEIAANAGEEGLRFLLISGKPIKEPVAWYGPIVMNTQEELKVAFEEYRRGTFVK; encoded by the coding sequence ATGGGAATCAGATCTATAAAGAAAATTATCAAAAGCATGCCTACCATAGAAGGTGCCGGAGTTCATCTCAAAAGGGCATTCGTATTTAATCACGTGCCACAGCTTGATCCTTTTTTGTTGCTTGATGATTTCCATTCAGATAATCCGGATGAATACATTATGGGTTTTCCCTGGCATCCCCATCGTGGTATTGAAACTATCACTTACGTGCTTTCCGGAAAAGTGGAGCATGGGGACAGTATGGGGAATAAAGGAGTAATCGGTGGTGGGGACGTCCAGTGGATGACTGCAGGAAGCGGGATTATCCATCAGGAAATGCCAAAAGGTGACGAAAATAATACCCTCTGGGGATTCCAGTTATGGGCAAACCTGCCGGCATCCCACAAAATGATGAAACCGCGATACCGGGAAATTAAAGGGGATCAGATACCCGAAATCCGGATGGATAGCGGCGCACGTGTAAAGGTTATTTGCGGAGATGTCAATGGAGTGAAGGGGCCTGTCCAGGATATTATAACCGACCCCGAGTACCTTGATATTTCATTGCCACCTGACACTGCATTTGTACACCCCACAACACATGATCATACCGTTTTTGCCTATGTTCTTCAAGGAAAAGGAGATTTTGGAAAGGGCGATGAAGCGTATTCATTTGAAGTAGAAGGCGCGAAATATTTTGATCTGGAAAATGTTGCAACTATTGGCCCTGAAACCCTTGTCATGTTTGATCAGGGAGATGAAATTGCTGCCAACGCAGGAGAAGAAGGTTTGAGGTTCCTGCTTATATCAGGCAAGCCTATCAAGGAACCGGTTGCCTGGTACGGCCCAATTGTCATGAACACACAGGAAGAACTCAAAGTTGCTTTTGAAGAATACAGGAGAGGAACATTCGTTAAATGA
- a CDS encoding RAD55 family ATPase, with protein MSMMPYEGSHEFQYQEPKPVTRQQETKSLYQRIKGNAEPPSILPASTIMPTGIALLDDSLGGGLPSSSLVYFSANPRSMSEVFLYQFSQARKTYYFTTSRRPHYIQRDITNLGFDPSNIIFVDVYSEYYFTATGDMVNNVGNEFADSKIVEFTEYNLNNILLDSKNEEVNIVFDTFSFYTNLNVNLGLIKRLINVLYEATKEVSGITYLYGLKGSIPEQVENEVFNSSDVIFDVTMDCASDKIINKLSIPKIRGMIPSTDVIKFNVARGVSIDTSRDIV; from the coding sequence ATGTCAATGATGCCGTATGAAGGTAGCCATGAATTCCAGTATCAGGAACCAAAGCCAGTAACCCGGCAACAGGAGACGAAGTCACTTTATCAGCGTATCAAAGGTAATGCTGAACCACCATCGATTTTACCTGCTTCCACAATCATGCCTACGGGTATTGCTTTGCTTGATGATAGTTTGGGAGGAGGTTTGCCTTCCAGTTCCCTTGTTTATTTCTCAGCAAATCCAAGATCGATGTCGGAAGTATTTCTTTACCAGTTTTCCCAGGCAAGGAAAACCTATTACTTTACGACCAGCAGAAGACCCCATTATATACAGAGGGACATAACAAACCTGGGTTTTGATCCTTCGAATATCATATTTGTTGATGTGTATAGCGAATATTATTTTACGGCTACAGGGGATATGGTGAACAACGTAGGAAATGAGTTTGCTGATTCAAAGATAGTAGAATTTACAGAGTACAATCTCAACAACATCCTTCTTGATTCTAAAAATGAAGAAGTCAATATTGTTTTTGACACATTTTCTTTTTACACTAACCTGAATGTTAATCTGGGTTTGATCAAGCGTCTTATAAATGTCCTGTATGAAGCCACCAAGGAAGTGTCCGGGATTACTTACCTCTACGGGCTTAAAGGAAGCATACCCGAGCAGGTTGAAAATGAAGTTTTTAATTCATCAGATGTTATCTTTGATGTGACTATGGATTGTGCATCAGATAAAATCATCAACAAATTGTCCATTCCAAAGATCAGAGGCATGATACCGTCAACAGACGTCATCAAGTTCAATGTTGCAAGAGGTGTTAGTATCGACACTTCAAGAGACATTGTCTAA
- a CDS encoding MTAP family purine nucleoside phosphorylase — MNSDELPEAECAIIGGVGTFQPEEDAMQMVSTPFGEVEVFFVEEKGVKLAIIPRHVASGKHTPPHMINYRANIKAVEEIGVKRIIATNSVGSMQNQMPGTFFIPDDFIDFTKMRPSTFFDDKTIHIDMGEPYCPQIREALIRSLSDSEVTYSEGTYICTEGPRFETKAEIRMLSQFGDVVGMTGLPEVVLAKELQLCYASICTIANPACGLNHGKLTTEEVLEVLDSTRERLLRIILNSIKMMDEKRTCSCRKARENAGL, encoded by the coding sequence ATGAATTCAGATGAACTGCCTGAAGCAGAGTGTGCGATCATTGGAGGCGTTGGTACATTCCAGCCGGAAGAAGACGCAATGCAAATGGTGTCAACACCTTTTGGAGAAGTGGAAGTTTTCTTTGTTGAAGAAAAAGGTGTGAAGTTAGCGATTATACCAAGGCACGTGGCCAGCGGCAAGCATACACCTCCACACATGATTAACTACCGTGCTAACATTAAAGCTGTTGAAGAAATTGGTGTGAAACGGATTATTGCAACAAATTCTGTAGGAAGCATGCAGAATCAGATGCCTGGAACTTTTTTCATTCCGGATGATTTCATCGATTTTACAAAAATGCGCCCTTCAACTTTTTTTGACGATAAGACAATACACATAGATATGGGAGAGCCTTATTGCCCCCAGATAAGGGAAGCCCTCATTAGATCACTGTCAGATAGCGAAGTGACATATTCCGAAGGCACCTATATTTGTACTGAAGGACCACGATTTGAAACTAAAGCGGAAATAAGAATGTTAAGCCAGTTCGGGGATGTCGTCGGTATGACCGGTTTGCCGGAAGTTGTTCTGGCAAAAGAATTGCAGCTTTGCTATGCTTCCATATGTACAATTGCAAATCCCGCATGTGGCCTGAATCATGGGAAGCTGACAACAGAAGAAGTCCTCGAAGTTCTTGATTCCACAAGAGAAAGACTCCTGCGAATCATCCTTAATTCAATAAAAATGATGGACGAAAAAAGGACATGTTCCTGCAGGAAAGCAAGGGAAAATGCGGGACTTTGA
- a CDS encoding DUF373 family protein, with translation MQTLVICIDRDNDLGDKAGVQTPLIGREENISAAVKLASVDPEDSDVNTIFGGIKVLDELKEKGIDAEIISFAGDRNVGVLSDQKISQQIDDVLQKYDAKSAIFVSDGAEDETLVPIVQSRLKIDSVKRIVVKQSANLESTYYILKHAFSDPKISQTFFIPIGLAAIIYAFFLLIQYPAGAIIGISAAVGLYMLYRGLNLDETFVVLREKGKQSFYAGQMTFITYLTAGLIAIIATIRGAVELWGYYTTGGSWYYGFITLMTVFVNVTVWWYVISMLFANAGKIIDLKMENRFTRRKLSPALFTISIGLLLWGASEYILAISALSSEIEFTLQYFVYSVVGAIILGLVGISLATTHIEEKNETLEDD, from the coding sequence ATGCAAACTCTTGTAATATGTATTGACCGGGATAACGATCTTGGCGACAAAGCCGGTGTCCAGACACCCCTTATTGGCCGGGAAGAGAATATAAGTGCTGCAGTTAAGCTTGCTTCTGTTGATCCCGAAGACTCCGACGTAAATACCATATTTGGCGGCATCAAGGTTCTTGACGAACTAAAAGAAAAAGGTATTGATGCCGAAATCATTTCTTTTGCAGGAGACCGCAATGTAGGCGTACTTTCCGATCAGAAAATCTCACAGCAGATTGATGATGTGCTACAGAAGTATGATGCAAAGAGTGCTATTTTCGTATCAGATGGCGCAGAAGACGAAACTCTCGTTCCAATTGTGCAATCCCGGCTTAAAATTGATTCAGTAAAAAGAATCGTTGTTAAGCAAAGCGCGAATCTTGAAAGTACTTACTACATCCTCAAACATGCATTCAGCGATCCGAAAATTTCCCAGACTTTCTTTATACCCATCGGACTTGCAGCCATTATCTATGCATTTTTCCTGTTGATCCAATACCCTGCAGGAGCCATCATTGGAATTTCAGCGGCAGTTGGTCTCTATATGCTTTACAGAGGCCTGAACCTCGATGAAACTTTTGTGGTACTCAGGGAAAAAGGCAAACAGTCATTCTATGCAGGACAGATGACTTTCATAACATACCTGACTGCAGGCCTTATTGCGATTATTGCAACTATCAGGGGCGCTGTGGAGCTATGGGGTTATTATACAACAGGCGGAAGCTGGTATTATGGTTTTATTACCCTGATGACTGTTTTTGTTAATGTTACCGTCTGGTGGTATGTTATTTCCATGCTCTTTGCAAATGCAGGAAAGATAATTGATCTGAAGATGGAAAACAGATTTACCAGAAGAAAACTGTCTCCTGCACTCTTTACAATTTCCATTGGCCTTTTGCTCTGGGGAGCCAGTGAATACATCCTTGCTATCAGTGCGCTTTCATCTGAAATTGAATTCACGCTTCAGTACTTTGTATATTCTGTTGTGGGTGCCATCATACTGGGACTTGTAGGAATAAGTCTTGCAACCACCCATATTGAAGAAAAAAACGAAACTCTTGAAGACGATTAA
- a CDS encoding 6-hydroxymethylpterin diphosphokinase MptE-like protein: MEFKDWEPIYREILEDFGFSKEEDESAASLLSVLLTAVSNESQENLMQIIHGKDILVCGNAPTLKAELNELNLQDYVIIAADGATSVLVDREITPSIIVTDLDGDVEKEMAANKQGSIMVVHAHGDNTDKLLKYVPLLSKVIGTTQSEPLGNVYNFGGFTDGDRAAYLARHFGASSITLAGFDFDDESVNDMKKKKLRWAYRLLQKLA; this comes from the coding sequence TTGGAATTTAAGGACTGGGAACCGATTTACAGGGAGATCCTGGAAGATTTTGGGTTTTCAAAGGAAGAGGACGAAAGTGCTGCCTCCTTACTTTCAGTTCTTCTGACAGCTGTTTCCAATGAATCTCAGGAAAACCTGATGCAGATTATTCACGGAAAAGACATCCTTGTTTGTGGAAATGCCCCGACATTGAAAGCAGAGCTTAATGAACTGAATTTACAGGATTATGTAATCATAGCAGCCGACGGGGCAACTTCCGTGCTTGTTGACAGGGAAATTACCCCATCTATCATCGTAACCGATCTTGACGGTGATGTCGAAAAAGAGATGGCTGCAAACAAGCAGGGCTCCATTATGGTTGTTCACGCCCATGGAGACAACACAGATAAGCTCCTCAAATATGTTCCCTTGCTTTCAAAAGTAATAGGAACCACCCAATCCGAACCTCTGGGAAATGTTTATAATTTTGGTGGATTTACCGACGGGGACAGGGCTGCTTATCTTGCCCGGCATTTCGGCGCATCAAGCATTACACTTGCCGGATTTGATTTTGATGATGAGTCTGTTAATGATATGAAAAAGAAAAAGCTTCGGTGGGCATACCGCCTGTTGCAGAAACTCGCATGA